From Spea bombifrons isolate aSpeBom1 chromosome 6, aSpeBom1.2.pri, whole genome shotgun sequence, a single genomic window includes:
- the LOC128500494 gene encoding olfactory receptor 5V1-like yields MLSELILSGLSDVPVIQLLLFLFLFCIYSLTLTANLSILLLISLDSHLHSPMYFFLGNLACLDIFSSSITTPRMLFDLSTKHRMISVIACRTQLYFFIFILSTEILLLAVMSYDRYIAICHPLRYMQIMHWQSCAQLAMGVWAAGSIYSLIHTLCTLRLAFCRSNIVNSFFCDLPKLFEISCTDTFINILSVFILGAFLGIISLTITFFPYIYILLTVLKIPSKNKGLKTFSTCSSHLTVVFIFYGALFFNYFRPITSFYYTADKIVSVFYTIITPLLNPMIYSLRNQELKAALKRIYKI; encoded by the coding sequence ATGTTATCTGAGTTGATTCTATCCGGACTGTCTGATGTTCCAGTAATTCAGCTGCTTCTCTTTCTGTTCCTTTTCTGCATTTATTCGTTGACACTGACTGCCAACCTTTCCATCCTTCTGCTCATTTCACTTGATTCTCACCTTCACTCTCCCATGTACTTTTTTCTTGGAAACCTGGCCTGTTTAGACATTTTCTCCTCCTCCATCACTACTCCACGGATGCTTTTTGACCTCAGCACCAAGCATAGGATGATATCTGTAATAGCTTGCCGAACACAACTCTACTTCTTCATCTTTATTCTTTCCACTGAAATCCTGTTACTTGCTGTAATGTCCTATGATCGGTATATTGCAATTTGTCATCCCTTGCGTTACATGCAAATAATGCATTGGCAGTCCTGTGCTCAACTAGCAATGGGAGTGTGGGCTGCTGGCTCCATTTATTCTTTGATACACACCCTTTGTACCTTGAGGTTGGCATTTTGCCGATCAAACAtagttaatagttttttttgtgatcTACCCAAGTTGTTCGAGATTTCTTGCACTGACACCTTCATCAATATCTTGTCTGTATTTATCTTGGGTGCTTTTCTTGGAATAATCTCTTTAACGATTACTTTTTTCCCATACATCTATATATTGCTTACTGTGCTGAAGATTCCATCTAAAAACAAGGGACTTAAAACTTTCTCCACATGCAGCTCTCACCTAACtgtggttttcattttttatgggGCCCTTTTTTTCAACTACTTTCGCCCAATCACAAGTTTTTACTATACAGCTGACAAAATAGTCTCTGTGTTTTATACCATAATCACCCCTCTGTTAAATCCAATGATTTACAGTCTCCGGAACCAAGAACTTAAAGCAGCTTTGAAGCGAATTTACAAAATTTga